One genomic window of Polyangium aurulentum includes the following:
- a CDS encoding LA_2272 family surface repeat-containing protein, whose protein sequence is MRVRTGFSRLFRWASAGAAALALGAFCARPAGAQVPPADPATPEKRAPTPPETPAETGGPAPLEVPALPPAPAPPAPVESNAPEPPPEPLVVRYLPVNVGLLHPMALNASDPDAFTHLDVSLLLGRVGFVSGAQIGPVGWVGHDLQGVQLGLAGVVEGTTEGLVLDGIFSIAGGPVTGAQVAGVLGWASDRVRGVALAGVAQQAYGDVDGLLLAGVVSVARGRVRGAQIAGGVNIGRVDGVQIGIINVSAEVNGLQLGVLNVARKLHGLQVGLLNVTDKLEGESLGVAPIPRRGGVHPVIWGSSTLFANLGVKFASRYAYSILGVALSNRAKVNEEGRQAVFAAGLSLGARVPVAPGFFVAGDVGGYRLFAGETPLAGRDELYKVRALAAFEIDPRLTPFLGGGVALSVRGTEDVATSFAPELCAGIEL, encoded by the coding sequence ATGAGGGTACGCACGGGTTTCTCTCGGCTGTTTCGGTGGGCCTCGGCCGGGGCCGCGGCGCTCGCGCTCGGCGCCTTTTGCGCGCGCCCGGCGGGAGCACAGGTCCCGCCGGCCGATCCTGCTACCCCCGAAAAACGCGCACCGACGCCGCCCGAGACGCCCGCGGAGACGGGCGGGCCCGCGCCGCTCGAGGTGCCTGCTTTGCCGCCGGCCCCGGCGCCACCGGCGCCGGTCGAATCCAATGCGCCCGAGCCGCCGCCCGAGCCGCTGGTCGTGCGTTATCTGCCCGTGAACGTCGGGCTTCTCCATCCGATGGCGCTCAATGCGTCCGATCCCGACGCATTCACGCACCTCGACGTATCGCTCCTGCTCGGCCGCGTCGGGTTCGTGAGCGGCGCGCAGATTGGGCCCGTGGGCTGGGTCGGCCATGATCTGCAGGGCGTGCAGCTCGGGCTCGCGGGCGTGGTCGAGGGGACGACCGAGGGCCTCGTGCTCGACGGGATCTTCTCGATCGCCGGAGGTCCGGTCACGGGCGCGCAGGTGGCGGGCGTGCTCGGCTGGGCGAGCGATCGGGTGAGGGGCGTGGCGCTCGCGGGCGTGGCGCAGCAGGCGTACGGCGACGTCGACGGGCTGCTCCTCGCGGGCGTCGTGAGCGTCGCGCGCGGGCGCGTTCGAGGCGCGCAGATCGCGGGCGGGGTGAACATCGGGCGCGTGGACGGGGTCCAGATCGGGATCATCAACGTCTCGGCCGAGGTGAACGGCCTGCAGCTCGGCGTGCTGAACGTCGCGCGCAAGCTCCACGGGCTGCAGGTGGGTCTTTTGAACGTGACCGACAAACTCGAGGGCGAGTCGCTCGGCGTCGCGCCCATCCCGCGCCGTGGGGGCGTTCATCCGGTCATCTGGGGCTCGAGCACGCTCTTCGCGAACCTCGGGGTCAAATTCGCGAGCCGGTATGCGTATTCGATCCTCGGCGTCGCCCTGTCGAACCGCGCGAAGGTGAACGAGGAGGGGCGGCAGGCGGTGTTCGCGGCGGGGCTTTCGCTCGGCGCGCGCGTGCCCGTGGCGCCGGGGTTCTTCGTGGCGGGGGACGTCGGGGGCTACCGGCTGTTCGCGGGCGAGACGCCACTCGCGGGGCGCGACGAGCTGTACAAGGTGCGGGCGCTCGCGGCGTTCGAGATCGACCCGCGCTTGACGCCCTTTCTCGGCGGCGGGGTGGCGCTCTCGGTGCGCGGCACGGAAGATGTGGCGACGAGCTTCGCGCCGGAGCTCTGCGCCGGGATCGAGCTTTAG